Proteins encoded by one window of Teretinema zuelzerae:
- a CDS encoding DMT family transporter: protein MTYIGEIAALGTALSWTLAALFMENAVSRVGVLPVNTLKVAFGTLYLALVSFALTGHFLPQGVAASSWLFLGASGFVGFVIGDYFLLNAYVYIGSATAMLLMSLSVPLTAAAAFLLYGERLGPWSLAGMALCVSGISVTIAGGRERNAPQNESSAERRFYVKGVAFGVLSAVSMAAGTLLTKAGAAGVDSVAATQIRIGSAFAGFFLVAAFSRKLCDVRAAILDRKALGIISLGAVFGPFIGVGLLLFAIQHAGAGIVSTLSSLSPVFLLPPTAFILKRKVTASQAGGAVLAMLGLALIFR from the coding sequence ATGACGTATATCGGAGAAATCGCCGCGCTCGGCACGGCTCTGTCGTGGACTCTCGCCGCCCTTTTTATGGAGAACGCCGTTTCCCGGGTCGGCGTTCTGCCGGTGAACACTCTGAAGGTTGCCTTCGGCACCCTCTATCTCGCCCTCGTCTCCTTCGCTCTTACCGGCCATTTCCTTCCTCAGGGCGTCGCCGCCTCGTCATGGCTTTTTCTGGGCGCTTCGGGCTTCGTCGGCTTCGTGATAGGCGATTATTTTCTATTAAATGCGTACGTGTATATCGGTTCGGCAACCGCCATGCTCCTCATGTCCTTGTCGGTTCCCCTGACCGCCGCCGCAGCCTTTTTACTATACGGAGAGCGACTCGGCCCCTGGTCCCTGGCGGGCATGGCCCTCTGCGTTTCCGGCATTTCGGTTACGATAGCGGGAGGCCGTGAAAGAAACGCTCCTCAGAACGAGTCTTCGGCCGAGCGGCGTTTTTATGTCAAAGGCGTGGCGTTCGGCGTGCTGTCCGCCGTCTCCATGGCAGCCGGCACCCTGCTCACCAAAGCGGGCGCCGCGGGCGTCGATTCGGTAGCGGCCACCCAGATCCGCATCGGCAGCGCTTTCGCCGGTTTTTTCCTGGTGGCGGCGTTCTCCCGCAAGCTTTGCGACGTCCGCGCGGCTATTCTCGATCGAAAGGCCCTGGGAATCATCAGCCTGGGCGCCGTATTCGGCCCTTTCATCGGGGTCGGCCTCCTGTTGTTCGCGATACAACACGCCGGAGCGGGCATCGTCTCGACGCTAAGTTCTCTGTCCCCGGTGTTTCTGCTGCCTCCTACCGCTTTCATCCTGAAGCGTAAGGTCACCGCCTCCCAGGCCGGAGGCGCGGTGCTCGCCATGCTGGGGCTCGCCCTGATTTTCCGCTGA
- a CDS encoding PP2C family protein-serine/threonine phosphatase encodes MKRTSSALLFFLAAFLAKAFSSPVAVLHNWEDRLALDNREAVRFSSGDSPEYAAPGFDDSLWPLLSLPLSPGDLKRLERSEGAVYWYRVRIRLPEGYPQKALGIQLGKIADVDETRWNGTLIGTSGSIDDPSSHASNRLRQYEIPAHALRPGEENVLAVRVRNTWRADELPGRGNYFIGDYDAMRSAFFRRGMRELAFPVVYFVFFAYFLLLYSKRTRQKENLLYSLFSIAFALYSACRTDIKYEFISNFRLLQKLEFGSMYAAIPLLMAFVLSFFREKQTRFHYGYYVFSAVCLAALAAMRNHLHWYNLNVYFIQYTWIFPFFELFRTLVKNYRKSADARIMFSTFAFVCAAIAHDILLSRGIRMVLFIGFWLTPFAMFAYVSGIATILSVRFAKSMNQIEELNATLERKVEERTAALDKSLQEISLRDEKIQRELVMAGSVQQALLPERIPDWPVRIAVRYKPLREVSGDFYHFAKTLDGGYLMYIGDVSGHGMPAALYAILAVKAYSEAARSETSPAAILSRVNDDLCRLDTTHYLTSFMVKYDGEGRLHFSNAGHPRAILLSRRKKKITMLDTAGTVIGIRDDARDMLQDAEIPFEQGDRILLYTDCLVERANAEGEQFGETRLVDTLKKFFFEDLDALIDKTLETFFAFAGGAENKDDLTIAAMEIE; translated from the coding sequence ATGAAACGAACATCGTCTGCGTTGCTTTTTTTTCTGGCCGCTTTCCTTGCGAAGGCCTTCTCCTCGCCGGTCGCAGTCCTCCATAACTGGGAAGACAGGCTCGCCCTGGACAACAGAGAAGCCGTACGGTTCTCTTCCGGCGATTCTCCCGAATACGCGGCGCCCGGCTTCGACGACTCGCTCTGGCCGCTGCTTTCCCTTCCGCTCTCCCCCGGAGACTTGAAGCGCCTTGAAAGAAGCGAAGGCGCGGTGTACTGGTACCGCGTCCGAATCAGGCTTCCGGAAGGCTATCCGCAAAAGGCCCTCGGCATACAGCTCGGGAAGATCGCCGACGTCGATGAAACCCGCTGGAACGGAACGCTTATCGGCACGTCCGGGTCTATCGACGACCCGAGTTCGCACGCGAGCAACCGGCTCAGACAATACGAGATCCCCGCGCACGCCCTGCGCCCGGGAGAGGAAAACGTGCTCGCGGTCAGAGTTCGAAACACTTGGCGAGCCGACGAGCTGCCCGGGCGCGGAAACTATTTCATCGGGGACTACGACGCGATGCGGTCCGCCTTTTTCCGTAGAGGAATGAGGGAGCTCGCCTTCCCGGTAGTGTATTTCGTTTTCTTCGCGTATTTTCTCCTGCTTTACTCCAAGCGGACCAGGCAGAAGGAAAATCTCCTGTACAGCCTCTTTTCGATCGCCTTCGCGCTTTACTCGGCATGCCGGACCGACATCAAATACGAGTTCATCTCGAATTTCAGGTTATTGCAGAAGCTTGAATTCGGCAGCATGTACGCGGCCATACCGCTGTTAATGGCCTTTGTTCTATCTTTTTTCCGGGAAAAACAGACGCGTTTCCATTACGGATACTACGTTTTTTCGGCGGTCTGCCTTGCGGCCCTGGCCGCGATGCGAAACCATCTGCACTGGTACAACCTGAACGTCTATTTCATTCAATACACCTGGATTTTTCCGTTCTTCGAACTCTTCCGCACCCTCGTCAAAAACTACCGCAAATCCGCCGACGCGCGCATCATGTTCTCAACCTTCGCCTTCGTATGCGCGGCGATCGCCCACGACATCCTGCTTTCGCGGGGAATACGGATGGTTCTGTTCATCGGATTCTGGCTCACTCCCTTCGCGATGTTCGCCTATGTCAGCGGCATCGCGACGATTCTTTCGGTTCGCTTCGCGAAATCAATGAACCAGATAGAAGAACTGAACGCGACGCTCGAGCGCAAGGTGGAAGAGCGAACCGCGGCCCTGGACAAGTCTCTGCAGGAAATAAGCCTCCGCGACGAAAAAATCCAGAGAGAACTCGTGATGGCCGGATCTGTCCAGCAAGCCCTGCTCCCGGAGCGCATTCCCGACTGGCCGGTGCGGATCGCTGTGCGGTACAAGCCTCTGCGCGAAGTAAGCGGAGATTTTTACCACTTCGCCAAAACGCTCGACGGCGGCTATCTGATGTACATCGGAGACGTATCCGGCCACGGCATGCCTGCGGCGCTCTACGCCATACTGGCGGTTAAGGCGTACTCCGAGGCCGCCCGCAGCGAAACCTCGCCGGCCGCCATCCTCTCCCGCGTCAACGACGATCTGTGCCGCCTCGACACGACGCATTACCTGACGTCTTTCATGGTAAAATACGACGGAGAAGGCCGTCTTCATTTCAGCAACGCCGGCCATCCGCGGGCGATTTTGCTCAGCAGAAGAAAGAAAAAGATCACGATGCTCGACACGGCCGGAACCGTCATCGGCATCCGGGACGACGCGCGCGATATGCTTCAGGACGCGGAGATTCCCTTCGAACAGGGAGACCGCATCCTTCTCTATACGGACTGCCTGGTCGAACGCGCCAACGCGGAGGGTGAGCA